Proteins encoded together in one Flavobacteriales bacterium window:
- a CDS encoding UDP-N-acetylmuramate--L-alanine ligase, with protein MSTAVQRLYFVGIGGIGMSGLARYFRRAGAVVGGYDRTPSALTESLAAEGMAIHFDDDPASIPEPLRERPADVLVVRTPAVPASSLLLAWWTAAGARIVKRSELLGLVTRDRHTYAVAGTHGKTTVSTLLTHLLHSGGVPVNAFLGGISANYNTNVLLDEGAVANVVEADEYDRSFLQLRPTDAIITAADPDHLDIYGTPEAMLEAYTAFAGLCSGALLVHERVKAALPALKADTYAIGGHGVPRAEQVEVREGAYHFDLVAGGVTLRGLRLGMAGRHNVENATAAAAMALRAGVAPEALRAALASFRGVERRFQTILGGPATVFIDDYAHHPAELDAAIRSARELHPTRSLTIVFQPHLFTRTRDLADGFARSLAGADRLYLLDIYPAREEPIPGITSAWLLDRIALADKHLVGRDELIARLSAEPPELLLTLGAGDIDRLVPRIADALQHPAAA; from the coding sequence ATGAGCACCGCGGTCCAGCGCCTCTATTTCGTCGGCATCGGCGGCATCGGCATGAGCGGCCTGGCCCGCTATTTCCGACGCGCCGGCGCTGTCGTCGGGGGCTACGACCGCACACCGTCGGCGCTCACTGAGAGCCTGGCCGCGGAGGGCATGGCCATCCACTTCGACGATGACCCCGCCTCGATCCCCGAGCCCCTGCGCGAGCGGCCGGCCGATGTGCTGGTGGTACGCACCCCCGCCGTGCCCGCCTCCAGCCTGTTGCTGGCCTGGTGGACCGCCGCTGGTGCCCGCATCGTCAAGCGCAGCGAACTGCTCGGACTCGTCACCCGGGACCGTCACACGTATGCGGTCGCGGGAACGCATGGCAAGACCACCGTGAGCACCCTGCTGACGCACCTGCTGCACAGCGGAGGCGTGCCGGTGAACGCCTTCCTTGGTGGCATCAGCGCCAACTACAACACCAATGTGCTGCTGGATGAAGGCGCCGTGGCGAACGTGGTGGAGGCCGATGAATACGACCGCAGCTTCCTGCAGCTGCGCCCCACCGATGCGATCATCACCGCGGCCGATCCCGACCACCTGGACATCTATGGTACGCCCGAGGCGATGCTCGAGGCCTACACCGCCTTCGCGGGCCTGTGCTCCGGGGCGTTGCTCGTGCATGAGCGCGTGAAGGCCGCGCTCCCCGCCCTGAAGGCCGATACCTATGCCATCGGTGGCCACGGCGTACCCCGCGCCGAACAGGTGGAGGTGCGTGAGGGCGCCTACCACTTCGACCTGGTGGCCGGAGGCGTCACCCTGCGCGGGCTGCGATTGGGCATGGCCGGGCGGCATAACGTGGAGAACGCCACGGCCGCCGCCGCGATGGCGCTGCGCGCCGGTGTGGCACCGGAGGCGTTGCGCGCCGCGCTCGCATCGTTCCGGGGGGTGGAGCGCCGGTTCCAGACGATCCTCGGCGGACCGGCCACGGTCTTCATCGACGACTACGCCCACCATCCCGCCGAACTGGACGCGGCGATCCGCTCGGCCCGTGAGCTACATCCCACGCGCAGCCTCACCATCGTCTTCCAACCGCACCTCTTCACCCGCACGCGCGACCTCGCCGACGGTTTCGCGCGGAGCCTCGCCGGTGCGGACCGGCTGTATCTCTTGGACATCTATCCGGCGCGTGAGGAGCCCATCCCCGGCATCACCTCGGCCTGGCTGCTCGACCGCATCGCCCTGGCCGACAAGCACCTCGTGGGCCGGGATGAACTGATCGCCCGCCTGTCCGCCGAGCCTCCCGAACTGCTGCTGACCCTGGGCGCCGGCGACATCGACCGGCTCGTGCCCCGCATCGCCGACGCCCTTCAACACCCTGCTGCCGCATGA
- the murG gene encoding undecaprenyldiphospho-muramoylpentapeptide beta-N-acetylglucosaminyltransferase, producing the protein MSNPNPAPLRRPLRLMISGGGTGGHIFPAIAIASAVRERLPDAEVLFVGAEGRMEMTKVPAAGYRIEGLPIRGFQRGAVLANLGLPWMLLRSFLKARRLVRTFRPDVAVGVGGYASGPLIAVAQRMGVPTLIQEQNSHAGKTNIHLGRRAQRICVAYPGMEKYFPKDRLRLTGNPVRSATVQLEGKRAEALAHFGLLGDAPIVLVTGGSLGARGVNHGVAAALAGWKGAGVQVIWQTGTPFLEQARKAVADLAFDRCRVSAFIDRMDLAYACADVVVARAGAISISELCLVKLPAVLVPLPTAAEDHQTANARALTDRGATLLVRDNDTREELGPTVLSLLNDAPARERMRTAISAFGRPDAAGTIADEVIALANTTTRP; encoded by the coding sequence ATGTCGAACCCCAACCCCGCACCGCTCCGGCGGCCGCTTAGGCTGATGATCAGCGGAGGTGGCACCGGTGGGCACATCTTCCCGGCGATCGCCATCGCGAGCGCCGTGCGGGAACGGCTGCCCGATGCGGAGGTGCTCTTCGTGGGCGCGGAGGGCCGCATGGAGATGACCAAGGTGCCCGCTGCCGGATATCGCATCGAGGGCCTTCCCATCCGCGGCTTCCAACGGGGGGCCGTGCTGGCCAACCTGGGCCTGCCGTGGATGCTGCTGCGGAGCTTCCTCAAGGCGCGGCGTCTGGTGCGCACGTTCCGCCCGGATGTGGCGGTGGGCGTGGGCGGTTACGCCAGCGGCCCCTTGATCGCCGTGGCCCAGCGCATGGGCGTGCCCACGCTCATCCAGGAGCAGAACAGCCATGCCGGCAAGACCAACATCCACCTCGGCCGCCGTGCCCAGCGCATCTGCGTGGCCTATCCGGGCATGGAGAAGTACTTCCCGAAGGACCGCCTGCGCCTCACCGGTAATCCGGTGCGCAGCGCCACCGTGCAGCTGGAGGGCAAGCGTGCCGAAGCGCTCGCTCATTTCGGCCTCCTCGGCGATGCGCCGATCGTGCTGGTGACCGGCGGGAGCCTCGGCGCGCGCGGCGTGAACCATGGCGTGGCCGCGGCCCTGGCGGGCTGGAAGGGGGCCGGGGTGCAGGTGATCTGGCAGACGGGCACCCCCTTCCTCGAGCAGGCCCGCAAGGCGGTGGCGGACCTCGCGTTCGACCGGTGCAGGGTGAGCGCCTTCATCGACCGCATGGACCTGGCCTACGCCTGCGCTGATGTGGTGGTCGCACGCGCCGGGGCCATCAGCATCAGTGAGCTCTGCCTGGTGAAGCTGCCCGCCGTGCTGGTGCCGCTGCCCACCGCCGCCGAGGACCATCAGACCGCCAACGCCCGAGCGCTCACCGACCGCGGTGCCACGCTGCTCGTGCGCGACAACGACACTAGGGAGGAGCTTGGGCCCACGGTGCTAAGCCTGCTGAACGATGCCCCGGCCCGCGAACGCATGCGCACGGCCATCTCCGCCTTCGGCCGACCCGACGCTGCCGGCACCATCGCCGATGAAGTGATCGCGCTCGCCAACACCACCACGCGCCCATGA
- a CDS encoding FtsW/RodA/SpoVE family cell cycle protein: protein MNRLFHEHLRGDRTIWMVALLLGVVSLLAVYSSIASLAFKQEGRSTLHFLMKHGLMLASGGAIMYGAHRLRFGVYGRLSQLLLGVTVGLLVLTLLLGTNLNDASRWLRIPIIGQSFQTSDLAKVVLIVFVARAIAKQKAAPWAFRDVVLKLMLPIGAVCGTILPANFSTAALLFAVCMMVAFLGGVPLKWIAASIGVAAGAFALLVAVNEAADLGLLPRVETWRARLENHGSADSDANYQVEHAKIAIASGGLLPNGPGSGTSRNFLPHPYSDMIYAFIIEEYGSLLGGLGLLLLYLILMGRAVKIARLCPKPFGALTALGLSLSLVLQALVNMAVAVNLVPVTGQPLPLVSMGGTSIWFTSLMIGIVLSVSRSVYDEPANDHVEPQPRTAPAAA, encoded by the coding sequence ATGAACCGCCTCTTCCACGAACACCTGCGCGGCGACCGCACCATCTGGATGGTGGCGCTGCTGCTGGGCGTGGTCAGCCTGCTGGCCGTGTACAGCTCGATCGCCTCCCTGGCGTTCAAGCAGGAGGGACGGAGCACCCTGCACTTCCTGATGAAGCACGGCCTGATGCTCGCCAGTGGTGGTGCGATCATGTACGGGGCGCACCGGCTCCGTTTCGGCGTTTACGGGCGTCTGTCGCAGCTTCTGCTCGGGGTCACCGTCGGCCTGCTCGTCCTCACCCTGCTGCTCGGCACCAACCTGAACGATGCCAGTCGCTGGCTGCGCATCCCCATCATCGGCCAGAGCTTCCAGACCAGCGACCTGGCCAAGGTGGTGCTGATCGTGTTCGTGGCGCGCGCCATCGCCAAACAGAAGGCCGCGCCCTGGGCCTTCCGCGATGTGGTGCTCAAGCTCATGCTGCCCATCGGTGCGGTGTGCGGCACCATCCTGCCGGCCAACTTCAGCACGGCCGCGCTGCTCTTCGCCGTGTGCATGATGGTGGCGTTCCTGGGCGGCGTGCCGCTGAAGTGGATCGCGGCCTCCATCGGTGTGGCCGCCGGCGCCTTCGCCCTGCTGGTGGCGGTGAACGAGGCCGCCGACCTCGGGCTGCTGCCGCGCGTGGAGACCTGGCGTGCGCGCTTGGAGAACCATGGTTCGGCCGACAGCGATGCCAACTACCAGGTGGAGCACGCCAAGATCGCCATCGCCAGCGGTGGCCTGCTGCCCAACGGACCAGGCAGCGGCACATCGCGCAACTTCCTGCCGCACCCGTACTCGGACATGATCTACGCGTTCATCATCGAGGAGTACGGCAGCCTGCTCGGTGGGCTCGGTCTGCTGCTGCTCTACCTCATCCTGATGGGGCGCGCCGTGAAGATCGCCCGGCTCTGCCCCAAGCCCTTCGGCGCGCTCACCGCGCTGGGCCTGAGCCTCAGCCTGGTGCTGCAGGCCCTGGTGAACATGGCCGTGGCCGTCAACCTCGTGCCCGTCACCGGACAGCCGCTGCCCCTGGTGAGCATGGGCGGCACCTCCATCTGGTTCACCAGTCTCATGATCGGCATCGTGCTGAGCGTGAGCCGCAGCGTGTACGACGAACCCGCGAACGACCATGTCGAACCCCAACCCCGCACCGCTCCGGCGGCCGCTTAG
- the murD gene encoding UDP-N-acetylmuramoyl-L-alanine--D-glutamate ligase, whose amino-acid sequence MSSLVVLGAQESGVGAALLARKLGLPVFVSDGGPIKPRYREVLEAHDIPFEEGGHSATRVLAADEVVKSPGIPDTAALVAAARDRGIPVISEVELAARHTTAPIVAITGSNGKTTTTLLTHHILTKAGMDAGLGGNVGRSFAGLVAEREHALYVLELSSFQLDGIRTLRPHIAVLLNITPDHLDRYAYRMENYVASKFRIAMNMTDRDHFIHCADDPEVVRGLDLHPVHAQRWPFSIERPLARGGWLDDKHIHIHTDQNQFRMSILELALQGRHNVYNSLAAGIAARILDVRSESLRESLSDFQNVEHRLERVATVNGVTFINDSKATNVNSAWYALESMDRPVIWIAGGVDKGNDYSTLVPLVKQRVKAIVCLGKDNAKVHAAFAGMVPTITDTDSAEAAVRTAYGLSEPGDAVLLSPACASFDLFENYEERGRRFKTAVKAL is encoded by the coding sequence ATGAGCTCATTGGTGGTGCTCGGTGCGCAGGAGAGCGGAGTGGGCGCGGCGCTGCTGGCCCGCAAGCTCGGTCTGCCCGTGTTCGTCAGCGATGGCGGGCCGATCAAGCCGCGCTACCGCGAGGTGCTCGAGGCGCACGACATCCCCTTCGAGGAGGGGGGGCATTCCGCCACGCGCGTGCTCGCCGCCGATGAGGTGGTGAAGAGCCCGGGCATCCCCGACACCGCGGCGCTCGTGGCCGCCGCTCGCGACCGCGGCATCCCGGTGATCAGCGAGGTGGAACTGGCGGCCCGCCACACCACGGCGCCCATCGTGGCCATCACCGGGAGCAACGGCAAGACCACCACCACGCTCCTCACGCATCACATCCTCACGAAGGCCGGAATGGACGCCGGGCTCGGCGGCAACGTCGGGCGCAGCTTCGCCGGCCTCGTCGCCGAACGCGAGCATGCCCTGTACGTCCTCGAGCTGAGCAGCTTCCAGCTGGACGGCATCCGCACCCTGCGCCCGCACATCGCTGTGCTGCTCAACATCACCCCGGACCATCTGGACCGCTATGCGTACCGGATGGAGAACTACGTCGCGAGCAAGTTCCGCATCGCGATGAACATGACCGACCGGGACCATTTCATCCACTGCGCCGACGACCCCGAGGTGGTCCGCGGGCTCGACCTGCACCCGGTGCACGCGCAGCGATGGCCCTTCTCCATCGAACGCCCCCTCGCCCGGGGCGGATGGCTCGACGACAAGCATATCCACATCCACACCGACCAAAACCAGTTCCGCATGTCCATCCTCGAACTCGCCCTGCAGGGCAGGCACAACGTGTACAACTCGCTGGCGGCGGGCATCGCCGCGCGCATCCTCGACGTGCGCAGCGAGTCCCTGCGCGAGAGCCTGAGCGACTTCCAGAACGTGGAGCACCGCCTGGAGCGTGTCGCCACCGTGAACGGGGTCACCTTCATCAACGATTCGAAGGCGACCAACGTGAACAGCGCGTGGTACGCCCTGGAGAGCATGGACCGTCCCGTGATCTGGATCGCCGGAGGTGTGGACAAGGGCAACGACTACAGCACGCTCGTGCCGCTGGTGAAACAGCGTGTGAAGGCCATCGTCTGCCTGGGCAAGGACAACGCCAAGGTCCATGCCGCCTTCGCCGGCATGGTGCCGACGATCACCGATACCGACAGCGCCGAGGCCGCCGTGCGCACCGCCTACGGCCTCAGCGAGCCGGGCGATGCGGTGCTGCTCAGCCCCGCCTGCGCCAGCTTCGACCTGTTCGAGAACTACGAGGAACGCGGACGCCGGTTCAAGACCGCCGTCAAGGCCCTGTGA
- a CDS encoding phospho-N-acetylmuramoyl-pentapeptide-transferase, whose protein sequence is MLYHLFKALDFALPGSGAFNYISFRAAIAVFVSLLISLWFGKGIIRLLRRMQVGETVRDLGLEGQMGKQGTPTMGGLIILSAILVPTLLFARLDNIYILLMLAVTVWLGVIGFIDDHIKVFKKDKRGLAGRFKIVGQVGIGIIVGAVVYFHPSIRTKVEVPPVLAEQLDPAALSTFVEEDGTVHHLLDRKSPNTTIPFVKGNEFNYSSVLGLFGREARRYTWVLYILVVIFIITAVSNGANITDGLDGLATGTSAIMVLALGVLAYVSGNIIFSEYLDIMYIPDSGELAVYIGAMLGACIGFLWYNAYPAQVFMGDTGSLALGGIIATLAILVRKELLIPVLCGVFLVENLSVVMQVSWFKYTKRKYGEGRRIFLMSPLHHHFQKKGIHESKIVSRFWIVGIMLAVLSIVTLKLR, encoded by the coding sequence ATGCTGTACCACCTGTTCAAGGCCCTCGACTTCGCACTCCCCGGCAGCGGGGCCTTCAACTACATCTCCTTCCGCGCCGCGATAGCGGTCTTCGTGTCGCTCCTCATCAGCCTGTGGTTCGGCAAGGGCATCATCCGTCTGCTGCGCCGCATGCAGGTGGGTGAGACCGTGCGCGACCTCGGCCTCGAGGGCCAGATGGGCAAGCAGGGCACACCGACCATGGGCGGCCTCATCATCCTGTCGGCCATCCTCGTTCCCACGCTGCTCTTCGCGCGGCTGGACAACATCTACATCCTGCTGATGCTGGCCGTCACCGTCTGGCTCGGTGTCATCGGCTTCATCGATGACCACATCAAGGTCTTCAAGAAGGACAAGCGCGGTCTCGCGGGCCGGTTCAAGATCGTCGGCCAGGTCGGCATCGGCATCATCGTCGGTGCGGTGGTGTACTTCCATCCTTCCATCCGCACCAAGGTGGAGGTGCCTCCTGTGCTCGCCGAGCAGCTCGACCCCGCGGCGCTGAGCACGTTCGTGGAGGAGGATGGCACCGTGCACCACCTGCTGGACCGCAAGAGCCCCAACACCACCATCCCCTTCGTGAAGGGGAACGAGTTCAACTACTCCTCCGTGCTCGGCCTCTTCGGCCGTGAGGCGCGCCGCTACACCTGGGTGCTGTACATCCTGGTGGTCATCTTCATCATCACCGCGGTGAGCAACGGGGCCAACATCACCGACGGCCTTGACGGGCTCGCCACCGGCACCTCCGCCATCATGGTGCTGGCCCTGGGCGTGCTCGCCTACGTGAGCGGCAACATCATCTTCTCGGAGTACCTGGACATCATGTACATCCCCGACAGCGGGGAACTGGCCGTGTACATCGGTGCGATGCTCGGCGCGTGCATCGGATTCCTCTGGTACAACGCCTATCCGGCGCAGGTCTTCATGGGGGACACCGGCAGCCTCGCGCTCGGAGGCATCATCGCCACGCTGGCCATCCTGGTGCGGAAGGAGCTCCTGATCCCCGTGCTGTGCGGCGTTTTCCTGGTGGAGAACCTGAGCGTGGTGATGCAGGTCTCCTGGTTCAAGTACACCAAACGGAAGTACGGTGAGGGCCGTCGGATCTTCCTGATGTCGCCCCTGCACCATCACTTCCAGAAGAAGGGCATCCACGAAAGCAAGATCGTGAGCCGGTTCTGGATCGTCGGCATCATGCTCGCCGTGTTGAGCATCGTCACCCTCAAGCTGCGATGA
- a CDS encoding UDP-N-acetylmuramoyl-L-alanyl-D-glutamate--2,6-diaminopimelate ligase, giving the protein MKLLKDILYRARLEQVVGSTNAAIEKLCADSREVVPFTAFFALKGTRVDGHDHIDQAVERGATAIVCERMPERIKEGVSYVRVADSAHALAVAAANFHDHPSRELTLVGITGTNGKTSTATLLFRLFRALGHKCGLISTVEVRIGQRTIPATHTTPDAVRLNALLREMVDEKVTHCFMEVSSHGVVQERITGLHFDVGVFTNITHDHLDYHGTFAAYIEAKKRFFDQLGADALALVNADDPNSGVMVQNTAARKRSYAVHGMADHRARIIENQLTGLHLNIDGHDVYTRLVGAFNASNLLAVYAVAVHLGPAPMDVLTALSDLEPPRGRFQAVRGPGGVLGVVDYAHTPDALRNVLETMRGVCSADQRVITVVGCGGDRDRSKRPVMARIAAELSDRVVLTSDNPRSEDPMAILAEMRTGVAAGDADRVFVNADRREAIRQAVSMAAPGDAVLVAGKGHETYQEIAGVRHPFDDAAVLKETLELMHR; this is encoded by the coding sequence ATGAAACTGCTGAAGGACATCCTCTACCGGGCACGCCTGGAACAGGTGGTGGGCAGCACCAACGCGGCCATCGAGAAGCTCTGTGCGGACAGCCGTGAGGTGGTCCCGTTCACGGCCTTCTTCGCCCTGAAGGGCACCAGGGTCGACGGGCACGACCACATCGATCAGGCGGTGGAACGCGGTGCCACGGCGATCGTGTGCGAACGCATGCCCGAGCGGATCAAGGAGGGCGTGTCCTACGTGCGGGTGGCCGACAGCGCCCATGCGCTTGCCGTGGCGGCCGCCAACTTCCACGACCATCCCTCGCGTGAACTGACCCTCGTGGGCATCACGGGCACCAACGGCAAGACGAGCACCGCCACCCTGCTGTTCCGACTGTTCCGTGCGCTCGGCCACAAGTGCGGCCTCATCAGCACCGTGGAGGTCCGCATCGGGCAGCGCACCATCCCGGCCACGCACACCACGCCCGATGCCGTGCGGCTGAACGCCCTGTTGCGCGAGATGGTGGACGAGAAGGTGACGCACTGCTTCATGGAGGTGAGCAGCCATGGTGTGGTGCAGGAACGCATCACCGGCCTGCATTTCGATGTGGGCGTGTTCACGAACATCACGCACGACCACCTGGACTACCATGGCACCTTCGCCGCCTACATCGAGGCCAAGAAGCGCTTCTTCGACCAGCTCGGTGCGGACGCCCTGGCGCTTGTGAACGCCGACGACCCCAACAGCGGGGTGATGGTGCAGAACACCGCCGCACGCAAACGCAGCTACGCGGTGCACGGCATGGCGGACCATCGCGCGCGCATCATCGAGAACCAGCTCACCGGGCTCCATCTCAACATCGACGGGCACGACGTGTACACGCGCCTAGTGGGCGCCTTCAACGCGAGCAACCTGCTCGCCGTGTACGCCGTGGCCGTGCACCTGGGGCCGGCGCCGATGGACGTGCTGACCGCGCTGAGCGACCTGGAGCCGCCGCGCGGGCGCTTCCAGGCGGTGCGCGGCCCCGGCGGCGTGCTGGGCGTGGTGGACTACGCCCACACCCCCGACGCCCTGCGGAACGTGCTCGAGACCATGCGCGGCGTGTGCAGCGCCGATCAACGCGTGATCACCGTGGTGGGCTGCGGCGGCGACCGCGACCGGTCCAAGCGTCCGGTGATGGCGCGCATCGCCGCCGAGCTCAGCGACCGCGTGGTGCTCACCAGCGATAATCCGCGCAGCGAGGACCCCATGGCGATCCTCGCCGAGATGCGCACCGGTGTCGCCGCAGGGGATGCCGACCGTGTGTTCGTGAACGCCGACCGCCGCGAGGCCATCCGCCAGGCCGTGAGCATGGCCGCTCCCGGTGATGCCGTGCTCGTGGCCGGGAAGGGGCATGAGACCTACCAGGAGATCGCGGGGGTGCGCCATCCCTTCGACGATGCCGCCGTGCTGAAGGAGACCCTTGAACTGATGCACCGCTGA